The DNA region TAATTTACCAAGGTCACCTGCCATACCGAAAACACCTTCAGTAATCACAAGTATTCCCCCCTTAGTTTCCTGAACTATTTTTGTTGCTCTTTCAAGTTGTTTTTTAAGATTCTCAATATCGTTGTGAGGAAATACAAATCTTTTTCCCTGGTGCAGTCTTACACCATCAACTATACAAGCATGAGATTCACTATCATAAATTACTACATCATGACGGGAAAGTACGGCATCTATAACGGACACCATTCCTTGATATCCGAAGTTAAGAAGCATAGTATCTTCCTTTTTTACAAAATCAGAGATCTGAGCTTCAAACTCTTCAATTAGGTTTGAATTTCCAGACATCATCCTTGCGCCCATTGGAAAAGCCAAACCATATTTTGCAGCTCCTTCAGCATCTGCTTTACGAACTTCAGGGTGATTTGCAAGACCAATGTAATTATTTAAGCTCCAGTTCAAAACTTCTTTTCCTCTGAACTTCATTCTGGGGCCAATTTCGCCTTCTAGTTTTGGGAATGCAAAATATCCATGTGCGACCGAAGAGTGTTTTCCTAACGGCCCTTTGTCATTTGTTAATTTATCAAATAAATCCAAGGTAGTAAATTTTTATTATAGTCAAATCAAAACCTTATTCTGATCATATTCCAGATCCAAAAATCGTACAAATGTAAGCATTAAAATCAGATCCTAAATATGGTTTTCGATAAAATACCTCCTATATTCTTAAAAAAAGAATAAAATTAATGGATTTAATTATTTATTATTGACACCTACTAAGTACCAGAAATATGCAAAAAATTAAAAAGGTATTGATTGCTAACAGAGGTGAAATTGCTTTAAGAATCATGAGATCACTAAAAGAAATGGGGATAAAAACTGTCGCTGTTTTTAGTGAGGCTGATCGACAATCCCCTCATGTTCAATATGCTGATGAAGCAGTTTGCATTGGTCCTGCCCCTTCTTCCTCTTCTTATTTAAATAGTTCGAAAATAATCGAGACAGCCCTTAAGCTCCATGCTGATGCAATACACCCGGGATATGGCTTTCTAAGTGAAAATGAAAACTTTGCGCGTCAGGTAGAAGAATCAGGTTTGATATTTATAGGACCATCTGCCAATTCCATAAAAATAATGGGTAGTAAATTAGCAGCCAAAGATGCCGCATCTGCCTATAATATTCCTATGGTACCAGGAACAAACAAACCGGTAACCGATATTAATGAAGCTCTCAGAGTAACTTCTGAAATCGGTTATCCAGTCCTTATTAAAGCAAGTGCCGGAGGTGGAGGAAAAGGAATGCGTATTGTGGAAAAGCCAGAAGAATTTGCTGAGCAGCTGGAAAGGGCTTCAAGCGAAGCTAAATCTGCATTCGGAGATGGGTCTGTTTTTATCGAAAAATACATTGCATCTCCTAAACATATTGAAGTACAAATTCTTGGAGATCAGCATGGCAATGTAATTCATCTCTTTGAAAGGGAATGCTCTATTCAGAGACGTTATCAGAAAGTAGTTGAAGAAGCCCCCTCACCTGTTTTAAACCATGAAAAAAGGATGGCAATAGGAGAAGCTGCAGTTAATGTGGCTAAATCCTGTAATTATTATGGAGCAGGAACTGTTGAATTCATTGTAGATGAAAAGCTTAACTTTTATTTTCTTGAAATGAATACCAGACTCCAGGTTGAACATCCTGTAACTGAAATGATAACAGGAATTGACCTGGTAAAGGAACAAATTAATATTGCCGAGGGTAATACTTTATCATTCAAACAAGAAGATATTTCTATAAGGGGTCATGCTATTGAATTAAGGGTTTATGCTGAAGACCCTGCAAATAACTTTCTTCCGGATATAGGAAAGCTCGTAACATACAAAAGACCGCAGGGACCGGGAATAAGGGTTGATGATGGATTCGAAGAATCTATGGATATACCTGTGTTCTATGATCCTATGATTGCAAAACTGATTACTTATGGAAGTACAAGGACCGAAGCCATTCAAAGAATGAAAAGGGCAATATCCGAATACAAAATTTCAGGAATCATGACTACTCTGCCTTTTGGTTCCTATGTGATGGATCATGAAGAGTTTATTTCAGGAAGATTTGATACCCATTTTGTAAAAAAATATTTTTCTCCGGAAAATTTAAAAGTCAATTTGGATAAAGAAACAGAAGAAATTGCAATGGCATTTGCAGGAAATTTTTTTACTGAGAAAAATAATAATCCGTACGCAGGGGAAATTCACAACGCTTCCGGAAACTCAATCTGGAAAAGAAGATACAGTTAATTTTTTATGGCCCAGGTTTTTCCTTTGGAAGTATATATGTATAGTGATTTACAGTCACTCCCTAAACTTTCTTTTCCATTAATGCCTAAAGAAGAGTTCAGCAATGATTTGGAATCTCTATATAAAATACCATTCCATAGTATTTTACTCACCTATCCCAAAACCTCAGAAGGAAAAGATTCTTCTTTTGAGGAATGGAAGAAAAAGGGGGTATTGAAAAAAGAAGGAGCTGCAATCTATAAGTACACGCAGGAATACAAACATCCGGTAAGTGGAAAGCTCTTTAAGCGTGTTGGTATTATGGCTGGGTTAAAAGTTGATGACTGGGGACCAGAAAGTGTATTACCCCATGAAGGGATTAATTCAGAAGTAGTTGAACAGGGAATACAATTCCTTGAAAATTACCAAGTTAATTCTTCTCCTATTCATTTGCTTTACTCTGATCCTGAGCAAAGGCTTCGAAACTACCTGGAAAACCCAACTGAGTTAATTTCAATGTTTACTGATAGTTTAGGTACCATTCATAAACTTGAAAAATTTGAAGAAAGAACCTATAAGGATATTTACAAACTGTTTAAAAGCAATCCACTATTTCTGGCAGACGGGCATCACAGGTATCAGACTATGATTCTATTTAATAGAAAATATAGCAAAAATACCCTTATTCCTGCATATATCAGTTTGATAGAGAATGAACCTCCGCGAATATTACCGTTCCACAGGTTAGTAAAATTAAGTGAATTTAAGGAAGAAAAATTACTTCATATCTTGAAGAAATTTTTTCAGGTGCAACCTATTTCTTCGGAAAACGTAGAGGCATTCACCGTACAGGAAGACGGAGGTGAGTGGGGATTAATCATGAAGTCTCAATCATTTATTCTTAAACCGATTAATGAAAAAGTTAAACATTTTATTAATAATAAAGCTTATAATGAGGCCGGACAAAAAATGGCATTAATTGACTATTTAGTATTAAAATACTTAGAAGATTTTAAAAAAGAACAGGCCAAAAACTGGTTTAATCTAAAATTTTCTTATAACTTTACTAAATTAACGAGAAAAGTGCGGTCCGGTGAGGCTGATTTTGGATTAATATTAAAAGGAATAAGCATGAAAACTCTTGGGAGAACAGTTCTAGATAACTCAATATTACCTGAGAAATCGACATTCTTTTACCCTAAAATGCTTGCAGGTTTGGTCTTTTATGACCTTACTGATCAAAATTGAAAAACACTTACAAATCTTTACGATACAATCAGGTCATATGAAAAACTATATTATTCTCAAATCATTGCTATTACTGATGGCATGGGTTTCCATCTTAGGAAACGCCTCTGCTGAAATTGTGGCTGACACCTCTTTCTTCGAAAAAGGAAATGTAAAATACAAAAAAGGTGATTTCCTGGGTGCAATTGAAGAGTTTGATAAAGTATTGGCAAAAGACCCTAAAAATGTAGAAGCATATTTCAACAGGGGAATATGCAGGACAGAGATTGGAGATAATGAGTCAGCAATAGAAGACTTCAACCATGTACTTGAACTTAACCATAACCATTATAAAGCATTCATAAAAAGAGGCATTGCCAAAGAGCAGGTTGGAGACCAGAAAGGAGCAATAGACGA from Sporocytophaga myxococcoides includes:
- the accC gene encoding acetyl-CoA carboxylase biotin carboxylase subunit, whose amino-acid sequence is MQKIKKVLIANRGEIALRIMRSLKEMGIKTVAVFSEADRQSPHVQYADEAVCIGPAPSSSSYLNSSKIIETALKLHADAIHPGYGFLSENENFARQVEESGLIFIGPSANSIKIMGSKLAAKDAASAYNIPMVPGTNKPVTDINEALRVTSEIGYPVLIKASAGGGGKGMRIVEKPEEFAEQLERASSEAKSAFGDGSVFIEKYIASPKHIEVQILGDQHGNVIHLFERECSIQRRYQKVVEEAPSPVLNHEKRMAIGEAAVNVAKSCNYYGAGTVEFIVDEKLNFYFLEMNTRLQVEHPVTEMITGIDLVKEQINIAEGNTLSFKQEDISIRGHAIELRVYAEDPANNFLPDIGKLVTYKRPQGPGIRVDDGFEESMDIPVFYDPMIAKLITYGSTRTEAIQRMKRAISEYKISGIMTTLPFGSYVMDHEEFISGRFDTHFVKKYFSPENLKVNLDKETEEIAMAFAGNFFTEKNNNPYAGEIHNASGNSIWKRRYS
- a CDS encoding DUF1015 family protein, producing the protein MAQVFPLEVYMYSDLQSLPKLSFPLMPKEEFSNDLESLYKIPFHSILLTYPKTSEGKDSSFEEWKKKGVLKKEGAAIYKYTQEYKHPVSGKLFKRVGIMAGLKVDDWGPESVLPHEGINSEVVEQGIQFLENYQVNSSPIHLLYSDPEQRLRNYLENPTELISMFTDSLGTIHKLEKFEERTYKDIYKLFKSNPLFLADGHHRYQTMILFNRKYSKNTLIPAYISLIENEPPRILPFHRLVKLSEFKEEKLLHILKKFFQVQPISSENVEAFTVQEDGGEWGLIMKSQSFILKPINEKVKHFINNKAYNEAGQKMALIDYLVLKYLEDFKKEQAKNWFNLKFSYNFTKLTRKVRSGEADFGLILKGISMKTLGRTVLDNSILPEKSTFFYPKMLAGLVFYDLTDQN